The stretch of DNA CAGTCTTACATCTTGTTGCCGGGTCCGTTTTTCGCGTAAAACATCATATACGCCACCCGGAATGGTCAGTTTTCCCCAGGCATCAACTTCATCTGCTCTGGATAAGGCTAATCTGACCCTAAAAGAATCAGGTGTAATGGGGAGCGGGGCTGTGATTTCAGCAGGAATATCATCAGAGGAAAAAGCATAAGAAATATTTGCGCTAGAAGTATGGGTATCTCCGAATTTGAGCGGAGCCCATCGTTCCACTAAGGGCGGATTGTACTTGGGTAAAGCCTCGATTCCTAAACCCAATGGATCGCTACCTCCAAAGCCGAGTAATTCATATTTTTGACTAGTAACATTATAATATGATTCGGCATTATCTACTAACTTGGAAAAAAGTTCAGCGCTTTGGTAATCATTGAAATGGTTGCCAGAAGAGGCAGCTTGAAAAATGGTTCGGATAGAGAAAGGAGCCTGAAGTGTGGTGAAATTCCAACTTTGATTAGGCCCACCGCTGCCGACGACTATGCCTGAGGGAAGATTGTCTACTGCCGTAATCAATGTATCGCCTGCTGCGGGGAAATAGCTATTGGTAATGTTAATTTGTCCCAATAAACTAGTCCAACTAGCAATCAATAAAAATGTACAAAGTAAAAATTGCTTCATAATGACGCTTTTGCTTTTTAAAAAGATGACTTTTCGAGTGGATTAGTTGCCTTGAAGGTTGTGATTAACAATGAATTTGGCCAAACATTGATTTTTTAAAGCCCATCAAACAAATTTTCAAAGGGTAGGAGCACCAGTTGCTTGACCTTTCAAAAATAGATAATTCTGGAGAATTAAAGTGTTAAAAACTTTTTGAAAGGGATAAAAAGGATTTCTTCGTGGATAATTCAACTGAGACTATATAATTATGCTACTATTTCCGACTTCGACCAGAAAAAATGGAGATTTCCAAAAGTGTCCAAAGTCCAATACTATTTTTAGACTATTTTAAGCATTAGAACTACAGCTGGTTGTTAGAATGCTCATCATCTCACATATATACTAAAATATATGGCTTAAATTGTGGCATACTATATCATTTGTGAAACAAAAGACTTAATATTGGGGTTATGATTTATGAACTTTGTTTTATAAACTGTGCATTTACAACTAATTGAACACAGAAAATGAAACCCAGCAACTTCTTTAAGTATAACTTGAGCCAAGTTAACTTTTAATGGAGGCCTAACTATGACTGCTGCAAACTTCCAAACATATCAGGACTCTCAAGATGCATTATCTATTGCTAATGCATTGAGAACAGTTTATGTGAGTATTAAGAAAGTTTTGGGGGCTACTTTTGCAATTGTGCTTGTAGCATTTGCCATACCTTTTGTAAGAGGCTTATTTTGGTTATTAATTCGAAAGTTAAAACGTAATTACCATCCTCGTAATATCCAATTTACAACGGAAAACTATGCAAGTTATTTAAAGAGCCATGAAGCTTTGGGTAAAGAAATTGAAAAGCTTCAAAAAGGGGTGAATCTCAATGAAAAAGAGGCTCCTTGGGTTCTTCGTGGTTTTATTAAAGATTTGAAAAAGCTGTCTTCATTGACGATAAAGTATTATAATGAACTTTCTAAAGCCATTGATGATACTTCATCCGTACAAAATGGAGAAATGTTTAATAGTGTTTCGCCTTTTGACCTTTGGAAAAACCGGAACAAAGCCTATAGCTACAAACTCTAATGTTTGACCGCGTTTATGATTTTAAGTTTATAATGACTACCGAAAAAACGGAAGGTGAACTTACTTTTTTGGAGCATAAATTTGCCTTCCGAACAATCCATAACCAGCGGTATATTGTTAATGTAGAAGAATATTCCTTTAATGTATTTGTAATTAAATTTCATCTCAAAGCACATACTGGTTCGGTAAATAAATATAGGATTTTAACTAATTTGGATTATGCTCCTAGTATTATTGGAACTTGCATAGAAATCATGCTCGAATATTACCGGAAAAACCCGTACTCTTCTTTTGGGTTTGTAGGTGTTAATTCTTTATTCGAAGAATCTAGGAAAAATACCAAACGGTTTAGAATCTATAGAAGCGTAATGGAAAATACGTTTTCGCCCATTCATTTCACCCATTATGTTTATGAAAAAGAAAGTGCTTATCTAATGCTGAATAAAGATAATTCAGAATCAGATTTATTGGCCAAAGTTGAAAAGATGTTCCAAGGAGGATATGATTTTGAAGATTGATAACATTAAAATGCCTGGTATTCCACGAGTTTCCGGTATTCTCCCTTTCCCTCTAACAATTGCTGGTGCGTTCCGCTTTCCACGATTTTTCCATCTTTCATAACGATGATAACATCGGCATGTTGGATAGTGGAAAGGCGGTGAGCGATGGCGATAGAGGTGCGGTTTTTCATCAATTCGACGAGGGCGGCCTGTACGAGTTTTTCGGACTCGGAGTCGAGGGCGGAGGTGGCTTCGTCGAGGATGAGGATGGGCGGATTTTTGAGGATGGCACGGGCGATGGTCAGGCGTTGACGTTGGCCACCGCTGAGCTTGTTGCCCCGGTCCCCAATATTGGTCTGGTAACCGAGCTCCGTGGCGATGATGAAGTCATGGGCATTGGCAATGCGGGCAGCACGTTCTACATCCTCGTGCTTGATACCCTCCATACCGAAAACAATATTGTTGTAAATCGTATCATTGAAAAGAATAGCCTCTTGGGAAACGATGCCCATCAATTGACGAAGGTCATCGAGCTTGAGTTGTTTGATATCGGTGCCATCAATAAAGATGCCACCTTCTTGGACGTCAAAAAAGCGAGGCAATAAATCGACTAGGGTGGATTTACCTGCACCCGAAGGCCCTACTAAGGCCACCACTTGCCCTTTGGGAATCTCTAGGTTGATCCCACGTAGTACTGGCCCTTCTTCTGTTTTATAATGAAAACTGACATCCCTGTAGACAATGCCTTCCTTTACTTCTTTTATCGGAAGTGCATCGGGCGCTTCGGTGATGGTGTTCACTGCATCAAGGATGACTTCTACGCGCTCCATTGCTGCAATTCCTTTTTGAATATTATAATACGCCTTAGAAAAGGCCTTGGCTGGTTCTATAACGCTATAAAAAGCAAAAATGAAGGTTAGAAAGGTACTGGCCTTCATATCGCCTGCAAAAACGAGTCGCGACCCAAACCATAACAATACGGAAACGACCAAGATTCCGAGAAATTCCGACAGCGGGGAAGAAAGATCACGCCGCCACAACAATCGGGTTAGCAAATCCCGATACTGGTCATTGTCTTCGGCAAATTTTTGCTGCTGGTAGTGCTCGGCATTAAAGCCTTTAATGATCCGCAGGCCTGATAACGCCTCCTCCACAATAGAGACCAATGACCCAAGTTTTTCTTGTACCCGATTAGAAGATTTTTTCAAGGCTCGACCTATTCCGCCAATGACAAAAGCGGTGAAAAGGATCAAAATAAAGACAAAGATGGTCAGGGTTGGACTAGTATAGAGCATAAAGCCCAGGGCGCCTATGATAATCAATGGCTCCCGGAAAATAACTTGCAGCATACTGAGGATACTCACCTCCACTTCCTGTACATCTGCGGTTATCCGCGACATCAAATCGCCCTTGCGCTCCTCTGAAAAATAAGACAAGGGCAAGTTCAAAATCTTATCAAAAAGTTCTTTACGCAGGTCTCTTACGATCCCATTCCTGGCAGGCGCCATAAAAAACAGGGCGAGGTAACGAAATAAATTTTTCAGAAAAAAGGTGAGGAGAATCGCACTACAGACAAAGACTAAGGCCTTTTCTTTACTACCTTGAAGAATGTATTGGCTAAATTCGTAATTGAACCAGTGTTGTAAATAATCCAAATTCACCGACCCCGATGGCGGATCTTTGACCAATTTGGTATCATCAAATAAGATTTCCAAAAAGGGCTGCAAAAGTGGAATAGCCACTACGGTGAATAGCGCAGTTAATATGTTACTGCCAACATTTAATCCAATCAGTAATTTGTAATCCCTCAAATAGGAAAGTAATCGCCAAAAACTCTTCATAAGTTACATACTATATGATGTACGGGCTTCCTGAATATCGCCTTACAAAGGTATAATAATTTTGGACTTTGGAGCTTGGTAAGTTTGAAGGAGGGGAAGCGGAAATGTTTCGCCTTTTTCTTTTGTTTCGCTGTCCACCAATAGCACTTTTTTGTTAAAAAAGCAATAAAACTTGCTTGCTGTATCGAATACAATTATATTTATTGAAATTAAAATAAGAAAGGCGCGCTACGCTTTCCTATATGCAAACCATAAACTACTGATAAGAGGTTTCAAAGCCAAAGCAAAACAAGCTTTTCAAAATGTGCAAAACCTAATTCAACTTCGCGAGGGCCGGATGGACAATAAGATTTATGATGTAGACGGTGGGAGTGAATCTATTGATCTATCTGTTGAGCAGTTTGTGGCTGATGATGGGGTGGAAAGAAGTTACCCTTCCAACTTTGCTTGGGGGGAAATAGTGGCAGTTCCCAATCCATTTTCCAAAGAATTTACCTTGAAATTCTCCCTAGAACAAGAAGAAGATGTCATATTGAAATTTTTTGACCAAAACGGACTATTGCAATTTCAAAAGAAGTACAGTTTGCCCAAAGGATCGGTTGCGCTTTCTATTGATCAAATGGGTAACCTGCCGAATGGTTATTATACCTACCAAATTGTACAATCAGGTAAAATTCAAAGTGGCAAGGTCTTGAAGTTAACTCAATAGTTTTAATCAGGATACTGAAAAAATGTTAGTCGTCTAAAACGACTAACATTTTTATGTTTTATAATCCCGGATATGAAATACGTATACGTTTTTTTAGCTTTAATGGTTAATAGCCAGTTGTTTGGTCAACTTTATTTTTGTGGCTCAGGTGGAGAAATGGGTGTACTTGATTTAGAAGATTGCAGTTATGAATTAAGGAGTGATAGATTTGGCAACACATTAAGATTAGGGTCCTTTTTAGACATTGCTTTGCATCCAGATGGAAGACTTTTCGCTATTGATGCTATAGATGAAGGCTCAATTTTAGTTGAAATTGATTGGAGTAATTTTGAGACGTCTGATACATTGGCTTTTATCTCGGAAAAAGATTGTAATGCTCTTGTTTGCAGTGAAGATGGGATATTATACATGGGGTTTAGACAATTACATTCGTACAATCTTATGACTGGAACCTTTACTACCCACGGTTCTTTTCCTGGAGGTCGAAGGCTACTGGGAGATTTACTATTTATGAATGGCGACTTGATAGGGGCATCAGGTAATGGCCTTGTTGGAGCATATTTTCATGGACTCTTATATAAAATTAATATTAACACTCCGGAGGAGAGTGAATTACTTATGACCTTACCTAGCGAAGTGGGGATGGTTGGTTTAGCTACAGTATGTAATTCGGGAGGATCAAAATTTATAGGGAGTGATAGAGAAGAAAAAGACTCCTATATCATTGAAATAAAAATTGGACAAAATAAAATAGACACTTTATGTTTTATTGATCTACCTTTTGACAAATATATCGCCGGTCTCACCAGCGCCGACGAATTCCGCCAAAACTGCCGCCTGCGGCTGGACCTTGACCGGAACAACAGCAGCGGTCGATTGATCGACCATTATTATGCTGATTCTTTTTGTGTGGTTGATTTTCCGATAGGGGATGAAGACTTGGTGATCCAGAGCGCTTATGAAAAAATAGATTCGTTTGCTATTACCGTGGTAGGGGGTGTGTTGTCTCCTGAGGAGGAGTTTTTGGTGTCTGAAGGGGTGCCGGGGCTACGTGTAATAGGAGAAGGGACGGACCGTTTGTTGGTAGTCAATGAAGGAGATGTTGGCAATGGGGAGATCGAACAGTTTTTAAGGGGCGTTCGATTTCAGATAGGTGCTGCGGCGCCGCAGACTGGAGAGCGGATACTTCATACGGTACTTTATGCGGAGGGGACTGCCAGTGATATTGCCAAAAGTTTTATCAGTGTAACGATAGGCGAGCCGCCCAGTGCGGGTGAAGACACCCATGTGGAGGTTTGTTATGGCGAATTTCGGGTGGATTTGTTCGAAGCCATAGGCGGTAATCCAAGGCCAGGCGGGCGATGGGAGCCAAGCCTGTATGATGGCGGCAATCGGTTTTATGCATTGAAAGATACGAGTGGCATATATCGCTACATAGTGCAGGAGGGCGGTTGCGGGGCCGATACGGCCTTGGTGGAGGTGTTGGTGCATGAGGAACCGCCGATAGGCCTGGGGCCGGAGGGGCAACTCGTATCGGTCATTAGCGCTTGTCCGGGCGATACCATTTTATGGGATATTAGCCTGCCTGATGCATTTACCTATTGGTGGTTGGATGGCACACAAGGCCCGGTAGCTACCATTACGGCAGAGGGCGTGTATGCAGGGGAGGTGGGCGAAACCAATGGCTGTTTTTGGTATACCAAAACCTTTGTAGATTATGTGGAGCCGGAACAGACGATAGAGACGATCCGTCGCTGCGAAGGTGAGGTTTTTCTATGGCAAGGTGAGGCTTATACGCAGGACACGGTGTTGTGTGCCCCTATGATAGACAGTCAGGGCTGCGAGGGTCAGCACTGTGTGGAAGTGCGCTTTGCAGCACCAGTCGTACAATATGAAACCCGATATTTTTGCCGGGGGAGCCATCCTGTAGTGGAAGGAGTGGCGATAGAGCGAGACACCAGTTTTTGCTTGCCATTGTCTGGGCCGGATTGCGGCACGATCAGGTGTATAACCGCGTTGTTTAAGCCATTGGCACAGGGATTTGAGCGAGTGGAATTATGTGAGGGGGAAAGTTATTGGTTTGGCAATCAATGGCTGAGCAGTGCCGGAACCTATTCGACGCCGATGATTGCGGCTGATGGTTGCGACAGCATCGCTCATTTGGAGCTGGTGATACATCCCCGCTTCGAACAGACCATCGATACCCTGATTACGACCGGAACCAGTCTCCAGGTAGGCAACATGTCATTCGAAGAAGCGGGAGCTTATAGCATTGGCTTATCGACGGTAGCAGGTTGCGATAGCCTGGTTTACCTGCAATTAGCTGTTCAAGCCACTCAATATTATGCGCCGGGAATGATACGCCCCAATGGCAGTGGTTGGGGACAAGTTTTTACCATTTATACCCGTCATCAACAGCCAGCGACGATCCGACGATTGACTATTTTCAATACCTGGGGACAGCCGCTTTTTGAAAAGGAAAACCTGATGGCAGGATCGGAAAGTCAAGCATGGAAGGGGACAAATAATGGCCATGCGAAGGTGCCTGCTGGCGTCTATTTTTACCAGGCGGAGGTAGAGGATATTGCGGGAAAACGAGAAATGTTGAAGGGCAAGGTGGTGGTGGTGTATTGAGGGGGTGGGGAGGTTGGGAAGAAGAAATAGCAGTGTTTAAAAGCAGTCTGTGTCGAAGTCTGGGATGGTTTGGACCATTACTAGGATGGATTACAAATAATTTACTAATCAACACTTTTTGAGCATTAGCCCGAACCCATAGCGAGTTTTTGTGCAACGGAGTGAAAGACTGTTTTAGCCGACTCCGTCAGCCGAAGGACAATCATACTTTTCACTAACAGCTATTTTTTTCCGCATTAACTATCTTTGAGCGCATTTTTTTTCTATCTTTGCTCCATGTCTAAAAAACGCCTCTCACACGATGCTTTTTTCAAAAAAGCTTTCATGGATATTGATGTAGCCAGGGACTTCATCAGGAATTTTCTTCCTGAGGGCCTGGTGTCTACCTTGAATTTAGTGGAGTTGAAATTGTCCAATCAATCCTTTGTTACTCCTCAGCTTAAACAATATTTCTCTGACCTGGTCTATAAGTGTACAACTACAGATGAGGAACCTGTAGAATTGGCCTTGCTATTTGAGCATAAATACAATGCCCCTGCTTATCCTCATTTGCAATTGTTACGCTATTTATTGGAATACTGGGAGGTTCAAATCAAGCAAAAGGAGGCATTAACACCAATTATACCTATCGTTGTCTATCAAGGCAAACACAAATGGCAACAAAAACCTTTTTATAGCTATTTCAAGTCTACTAGCCCTTTGTTGCATGCTTATATCCCTAATTTTGAGTACCTGCTAACGGACATCAATCAAATGGAGGATGGAGACATTTTGGCCCTAAAAGCAGAATTGCTGAGTAATATTTTACTATTGATGAAGCATATTCAAACCTTGCCACCTCAATACTATACCCGAATTTTTATAGGC from Saprospiraceae bacterium encodes:
- a CDS encoding T9SS type A sorting domain-containing protein; its protein translation is MKQFLLCTFLLIASWTSLLGQINITNSYFPAAGDTLITAVDNLPSGIVVGSGGPNQSWNFTTLQAPFSIRTIFQAASSGNHFNDYQSAELFSKLVDNAESYYNVTSQKYELLGFGGSDPLGLGIEALPKYNPPLVERWAPLKFGDTHTSSANISYAFSSDDIPAEITAPLPITPDSFRVRLALSRADEVDAWGKLTIPGGVYDVLREKRTRQQDVRLDAKIGFFGWQDITDIVLETVDIDAILGMSNALGESTTIAYHYFSNEAKEAIAIVTMDNTGQNPARVEYKSNDIISNVQNVNALKPGVYAFPNPAIVNVRFEFSNLKPGNYTLRIYNILGIEIWKDRYNVNGFRIEKVDISSFRKGTYLYSLSDDRGKTLTTKRLIVVRP
- a CDS encoding ABC transporter ATP-binding protein, with the protein product MKSFWRLLSYLRDYKLLIGLNVGSNILTALFTVVAIPLLQPFLEILFDDTKLVKDPPSGSVNLDYLQHWFNYEFSQYILQGSKEKALVFVCSAILLTFFLKNLFRYLALFFMAPARNGIVRDLRKELFDKILNLPLSYFSEERKGDLMSRITADVQEVEVSILSMLQVIFREPLIIIGALGFMLYTSPTLTIFVFILILFTAFVIGGIGRALKKSSNRVQEKLGSLVSIVEEALSGLRIIKGFNAEHYQQQKFAEDNDQYRDLLTRLLWRRDLSSPLSEFLGILVVSVLLWFGSRLVFAGDMKASTFLTFIFAFYSVIEPAKAFSKAYYNIQKGIAAMERVEVILDAVNTITEAPDALPIKEVKEGIVYRDVSFHYKTEEGPVLRGINLEIPKGQVVALVGPSGAGKSTLVDLLPRFFDVQEGGIFIDGTDIKQLKLDDLRQLMGIVSQEAILFNDTIYNNIVFGMEGIKHEDVERAARIANAHDFIIATELGYQTNIGDRGNKLSGGQRQRLTIARAILKNPPILILDEATSALDSESEKLVQAALVELMKNRTSIAIAHRLSTIQHADVIIVMKDGKIVESGTHQQLLEGKGEYRKLVEYQAF
- a CDS encoding gliding motility-associated C-terminal domain-containing protein, with translation MKYVYVFLALMVNSQLFGQLYFCGSGGEMGVLDLEDCSYELRSDRFGNTLRLGSFLDIALHPDGRLFAIDAIDEGSILVEIDWSNFETSDTLAFISEKDCNALVCSEDGILYMGFRQLHSYNLMTGTFTTHGSFPGGRRLLGDLLFMNGDLIGASGNGLVGAYFHGLLYKININTPEESELLMTLPSEVGMVGLATVCNSGGSKFIGSDREEKDSYIIEIKIGQNKIDTLCFIDLPFDKYIAGLTSADEFRQNCRLRLDLDRNNSSGRLIDHYYADSFCVVDFPIGDEDLVIQSAYEKIDSFAITVVGGVLSPEEEFLVSEGVPGLRVIGEGTDRLLVVNEGDVGNGEIEQFLRGVRFQIGAAAPQTGERILHTVLYAEGTASDIAKSFISVTIGEPPSAGEDTHVEVCYGEFRVDLFEAIGGNPRPGGRWEPSLYDGGNRFYALKDTSGIYRYIVQEGGCGADTALVEVLVHEEPPIGLGPEGQLVSVISACPGDTILWDISLPDAFTYWWLDGTQGPVATITAEGVYAGEVGETNGCFWYTKTFVDYVEPEQTIETIRRCEGEVFLWQGEAYTQDTVLCAPMIDSQGCEGQHCVEVRFAAPVVQYETRYFCRGSHPVVEGVAIERDTSFCLPLSGPDCGTIRCITALFKPLAQGFERVELCEGESYWFGNQWLSSAGTYSTPMIAADGCDSIAHLELVIHPRFEQTIDTLITTGTSLQVGNMSFEEAGAYSIGLSTVAGCDSLVYLQLAVQATQYYAPGMIRPNGSGWGQVFTIYTRHQQPATIRRLTIFNTWGQPLFEKENLMAGSESQAWKGTNNGHAKVPAGVYFYQAEVEDIAGKREMLKGKVVVVY
- a CDS encoding Rpn family recombination-promoting nuclease/putative transposase; translation: MSKKRLSHDAFFKKAFMDIDVARDFIRNFLPEGLVSTLNLVELKLSNQSFVTPQLKQYFSDLVYKCTTTDEEPVELALLFEHKYNAPAYPHLQLLRYLLEYWEVQIKQKEALTPIIPIVVYQGKHKWQQKPFYSYFKSTSPLLHAYIPNFEYLLTDINQMEDGDILALKAELLSNILLLMKHIQTLPPQYYTRIFIGIENQIHDRAKRNLFEGMIVYFLQNVELSRTKLNQLAMTLSGETKKMAMSSYDMLVQEGIIQGIEQGIEQGIEQGIKQGIEQGIEQGIEQGIEQKNRLVIKEGINVGLSIELLAKLTDLSAEAVYTIIQSLEEEEQR